One Ranitomeya imitator isolate aRanImi1 chromosome 1, aRanImi1.pri, whole genome shotgun sequence DNA window includes the following coding sequences:
- the LOC138674083 gene encoding large ribosomal subunit protein eL22-like, translating to MAPVKKPATKGSKKKKQLLKFTLDCTHPVEDGIMDAANFEHFLHDRIKVNGKVGNLGGGVVSIERSKSKSTVNSEVPFSKRYLKYLNKKYPKKNSLRYWLRVVANSEESYELRYFQINQDEEEEEDED from the coding sequence ATGGCTCCTGTGAAAAAGCCTGCAACAAAGGGCAGCAAGAAAAAGAAGCAGCTGCTGAAGTTCACCTTGGACTGCacacatcctgtggaagatggaatCATGGATGCTGCTAACTTTGAGCACTTTTTGCACGACCGTATCAAAGTGAATGGGAAGGTTGGCAACCTGGGTGGTGGCGTTGTCTCCATCGAGAGAAGCAAAAGCAAGAGCACCGTAAATTCAGAAGTACCGTTTTCCAAGAGGTACTTGAAATACCTGAACAAGAAATACCCGAAGAAGAACAGCCTGCGTTATTGGCTCCGTGTGGTTGCCAACAGTGAGGAAAGCTATGAGTTAAGATACTTCCAGATCAaccaggatgaggaggaggaagaggatgaagattaA